The Methylocystis bryophila genome contains the following window.
AGGACCCCGAGACGGCGCTCTTTGCACTGGCTGAGCAGGTGGTTGCGGCCGGCGCCGACGCGCTGATCGTGCATGCGCGCAAGGCCTGGCTGAAAGGTCTGTCGCCAAAAGAGAATCGCGACAGGCCGCCGCTCGATTACGCGCTTGTGCATCGATTGAAGCGCGCCTTCCCGCACACGCCCATCGCCATCAACGGTGGGATTGCGACGCTCGCGGCGATGAAGGCGCAGCTGAGCGCGGTCGACGGCGTGATGGTGGGTCGCGCCGCCTATCAGGATCCGGAGCTGCTGCTCGCCGTCGATCCGGAGCTGTTCGGGGAGGAAGCGCCTTTCGCGGACGCCTTCGAGGCGATCGAGGCCTATTACCCCTATCTCGAACGCCAGTTGGCGCAAGGCGAGCGGCTCTCGGCCATGACGCGGCACATGCTGGGCTTTTTCGCGGGCCGCCCCGGCGCGCGCCGCTACCGCCAGCGCCTGACGCTCGAAGCCGTGCAGAAGGGCGCGGATCTCGCGCTGTTGCGCGGCGCGGTCGAGGAGCTGCGTGGATCGGCGGGGAATGCGGAGCCAACGCTGGCGGGAGCTGCATGGTAAACCCCTGGCGCAGCTCCGGCTCACTGTGCAGAACGACGATTTGAGCGGCTTCGACGTCGGCGCTCGTCGTTACCCCGCGCTCAGCGCGAGAAGCGCCGCGATCTCGGCCGCCTGCTGGGCGGCGCCGAGCACGTCGCCGGTGTAGCCGCCGATCTGGCGCCCTGCGAGCCGCGCGACGAGGACAGCGGCGAGACAAGCGGCGAGATCCGCGGCGAGAACTTGACCGAGAGATGCCCCAAAAAGCGCCGGCGCGAGCGACAGGAGGGCTGCGAGCGCCGCGCCCTGCGCCAAGGCGCGGGAGGAGGGGCGCGGCATGGCGGCGCCGGCGCCTTCCGGGCGCGCCGGCGACAGCGCCAGCAGCGGCGCAAGCCCCGCCATGCGCGACAATGCGCCCGTCGCGATCATCGCAGCCACGGCGAGGAGCGTCGAGCGCTCGGCGAGCGCCGAGAGCGGGGAGACGCGCAGCAAGAGCGACAGGCCGAGTGCA
Protein-coding sequences here:
- the dusA gene encoding tRNA dihydrouridine(20/20a) synthase DusA, whose product is MIRNSDMRFSVAPMMDWTDRHCRYLHRLMTRRARLYTEMLTTGAVIFGDRERLLGFDPFERPLALQLGGSKPSDLAQASVIAAGFDYDEINLNVGCPSDRVQEGAFGACLMLRPTLVADCVRAMKDAVSLPVTVKCRIGVDDQDPETALFALAEQVVAAGADALIVHARKAWLKGLSPKENRDRPPLDYALVHRLKRAFPHTPIAINGGIATLAAMKAQLSAVDGVMVGRAAYQDPELLLAVDPELFGEEAPFADAFEAIEAYYPYLERQLAQGERLSAMTRHMLGFFAGRPGARRYRQRLTLEAVQKGADLALLRGAVEELRGSAGNAEPTLAGAAW
- the cobS gene encoding adenosylcobinamide-GDP ribazoletransferase: MKSLPAWPRDWGLCLRFYSRLDWGGPRHVEMSRFAEALRTLPLAGGAIGVIGALALALSRALGLSPLVAATIGVAALVAVTGGLHEDGLADVADGFGGGVTRTRKLEIMRDSRLGAYGGIALGLSLLLRVSPLSALAERSTLLAVAAMIATGALSRMAGLAPLLALSPARPEGAGAAMPRPSSRALAQGAALAALLSLAPALFGASLGQVLAADLAACLAAVLVARLAGRQIGGYTGDVLGAAQQAAEIAALLALSAG